The following are encoded together in the Actinobacillus lignieresii genome:
- a CDS encoding zinc ribbon domain-containing protein has protein sequence MALQRCPECRRRISESVIACPHCGFSFKEADLAVYREKLEQRRLHNQALNRQNVKVQLFWLGVFTLVIVVASLLN, from the coding sequence ATGGCTTTACAACGTTGCCCCGAATGTCGGCGTAGAATCAGCGAGAGTGTTATCGCTTGTCCGCATTGCGGCTTTTCATTTAAAGAAGCGGACTTAGCCGTTTATCGTGAGAAACTGGAACAGCGCCGCTTACATAATCAGGCATTGAATCGTCAGAATGTCAAAGTACAACTTTTCTGGCTGGGTGTATTTACGTTAGTCATTGTAGTCGCTTCTTTGCTTAACTAA
- the panF gene encoding sodium/pantothenate symporter gives MNKEMLLPLIAYLCFVFGVAFYAYRKRQGGSFLSEYYVGSRSMSGFVLAMTTAATYVGASSFIGGPGAAYKYGLGWVLLAMIQVPAVLLALGALGKKFALLARQYNAVTINDLLLARYQNKFVVWISGFALLLSFFAMMTVQFIGAGRLLETTLGVPYQTAVIIFAVTVGIYTFIGGFRAVVLTDTIQGLVMLVGTSLLLGGVIYAAGGVENAVNTLESINPQLIEPYGIDERPLDFTFMTSFWVLVCFGLIGLPQLAVRSMAYKDSASLHKALVIGTLVVSLLMFGMHLAGVLGRAVIPDLKIPDQVIPTLMIQVLPPLVAGIFLAAPMAAIMSSIDSLLIQSSSTLIKDLYLAVKPEAINNEAKLKRFSTMTTLTFAVLLVFAALNPPDMLIWLNLLSLGGLEATFLWVIVLGLYWKNANAAGAISSMLAGLTSYVIFTSFKISIFSFHAIVPSLVIGLIAFLIGNRFGKKS, from the coding sequence ATGAATAAAGAGATGTTATTGCCGTTAATCGCTTATTTATGCTTTGTGTTCGGTGTCGCTTTTTATGCTTATCGTAAACGCCAAGGCGGTAGCTTTTTATCCGAATATTACGTAGGCAGTCGCTCAATGTCCGGTTTTGTGTTGGCGATGACCACCGCCGCGACTTATGTCGGGGCGAGTTCGTTTATCGGCGGTCCGGGCGCGGCTTATAAATACGGATTAGGCTGGGTGTTACTCGCGATGATTCAAGTACCGGCGGTATTGCTGGCGTTAGGGGCGTTGGGTAAAAAATTCGCCTTACTCGCCCGCCAATATAATGCGGTAACCATCAACGATTTATTATTGGCTCGTTATCAAAATAAATTCGTGGTGTGGATTTCCGGCTTTGCCTTGTTGCTTTCATTCTTTGCGATGATGACGGTACAGTTTATCGGTGCCGGTCGCTTACTGGAAACCACCTTAGGCGTACCGTATCAAACTGCAGTAATTATTTTTGCGGTCACGGTCGGAATTTATACTTTTATCGGCGGTTTCCGTGCGGTAGTGCTGACCGATACGATTCAAGGGTTAGTGATGCTAGTCGGTACATCGTTATTGTTGGGCGGCGTAATTTATGCCGCCGGCGGTGTAGAGAATGCGGTAAATACGTTGGAAAGCATTAATCCGCAATTAATCGAGCCGTACGGCATTGACGAACGTCCGCTGGATTTTACCTTTATGACTTCGTTCTGGGTATTGGTCTGCTTCGGTTTAATCGGTTTACCGCAACTTGCGGTACGCAGTATGGCGTATAAAGACAGCGCTTCTTTACATAAAGCGCTCGTTATCGGTACGTTAGTGGTATCGTTGCTGATGTTCGGTATGCACCTTGCCGGTGTGCTTGGACGTGCGGTCATTCCCGATTTAAAAATTCCGGATCAGGTCATCCCGACCCTAATGATTCAGGTACTACCGCCGCTGGTTGCCGGTATTTTCTTGGCGGCACCGATGGCGGCGATTATGTCGTCGATTGACTCGTTATTAATTCAATCGTCTTCCACCCTAATCAAAGATTTATATTTAGCAGTGAAGCCGGAAGCAATCAATAACGAAGCTAAGTTAAAACGCTTCTCAACCATGACCACGCTTACTTTTGCGGTGTTATTAGTGTTTGCGGCGTTAAATCCGCCGGATATGTTAATTTGGCTTAACTTACTTTCGCTCGGCGGCTTAGAAGCGACATTCTTATGGGTCATCGTATTAGGGCTTTACTGGAAAAATGCGAATGCAGCCGGTGCGATTAGCTCGATGTTGGCAGGCTTAACAAGTTATGTGATTTTCACTAGCTTTAAAATCAGTATCTTTAGTTTCCATGCAATTGTACCGTCGTTAGTGATCGGTTTAATCGCTTTCTTAATCGGCAATCGTTTCGGTAAAAAATCGTAA
- a CDS encoding YhdT family protein, which produces MNYQQLAKEARWALWLALVYLFGWIAFAYFSPAGRGIFGFPIWFELACITLPLGFTAVVYWTVKKVYQDIDLNKEHSNE; this is translated from the coding sequence ATGAATTATCAACAACTCGCGAAAGAAGCTCGTTGGGCGCTCTGGCTTGCTTTAGTTTATTTATTCGGTTGGATAGCTTTCGCCTATTTCTCACCGGCAGGACGAGGCATTTTCGGCTTTCCGATTTGGTTTGAACTTGCTTGCATCACTCTGCCGCTCGGTTTTACCGCCGTCGTGTATTGGACGGTCAAAAAAGTTTATCAAGACATTGATTTAAATAAGGAACATAGCAATGAATAA
- the metJ gene encoding met regulon transcriptional regulator MetJ, which produces MADWSGEYISPYAEHGKKSEQVKKITVSIPIKVLEILTNERTRRQIKNLRHATNSELLCEAFLHAFTGQPLPTDDDLMKERSDEIPEEAKAKMRELGIDPDNWQY; this is translated from the coding sequence ATGGCAGATTGGAGTGGGGAATATATTAGCCCGTATGCCGAACACGGCAAAAAAAGTGAGCAGGTAAAAAAGATCACGGTTTCGATCCCGATTAAAGTATTAGAAATTTTAACCAACGAACGCACTCGACGTCAGATCAAAAACCTGCGTCATGCGACCAATAGCGAATTACTATGCGAAGCCTTTTTGCATGCCTTTACCGGACAGCCGTTGCCGACGGATGACGATCTGATGAAAGAACGCAGCGATGAGATTCCGGAAGAGGCTAAAGCGAAAATGCGCGAATTGGGTATCGACCCTGATAACTGGCAATATTGA
- a CDS encoding MlaA family lipoprotein, with protein sequence MKLKQFSLVAGVLLLTACSSSIDPASGERKDPLEGFNRAMWKVNYDYIDTYALKPVAKGWRDYVPSPIKTGLTNVANNLDEPASFVNRLLEGEGKKAMIHFNRFWINSIFGLGGLIDWASQTKDLKLDNGNREFGHTLGSYSVPTGAYIMLPGYGATTPRQAVGKAADSAYPVLSMLTMPWTVAKFAVQGVDSRAKLLDQDPLLQQSADPYVTFREAYFQNLEFKVSDGKAAEESGQEQLSEEELKDID encoded by the coding sequence ATGAAATTAAAACAATTCAGTTTAGTAGCGGGCGTCCTGCTATTAACCGCGTGTTCGTCGTCAATCGATCCGGCTTCTGGCGAACGTAAGGATCCGTTGGAAGGTTTTAACCGAGCAATGTGGAAAGTTAATTACGATTATATTGATACTTACGCGCTTAAACCGGTGGCAAAAGGCTGGCGCGATTATGTACCGAGCCCGATTAAAACCGGTTTAACCAATGTGGCGAATAACCTTGACGAACCGGCAAGTTTTGTAAACCGCTTGTTGGAAGGCGAAGGTAAAAAGGCAATGATCCATTTTAACCGTTTCTGGATTAACTCGATTTTCGGTCTAGGCGGTTTAATTGACTGGGCAAGCCAAACGAAAGATTTAAAATTAGATAACGGTAATCGTGAATTCGGTCATACGCTGGGCAGTTATAGTGTGCCGACCGGCGCTTATATTATGCTGCCGGGTTACGGTGCGACCACACCTCGACAAGCGGTCGGAAAAGCGGCGGATTCCGCCTATCCCGTTCTATCAATGCTAACTATGCCGTGGACGGTGGCGAAATTTGCGGTACAAGGTGTGGACAGTCGAGCGAAACTGCTTGATCAAGACCCGTTATTACAACAGTCCGCCGATCCGTATGTGACTTTCCGCGAGGCGTATTTCCAAAACCTCGAATTTAAAGTGAGTGACGGTAAAGCGGCGGAAGAAAGCGGTCAAGAACAGCTTTCCGAAGAAGAATTAAAAGATATTGATTAA
- a CDS encoding D-hexose-6-phosphate mutarotase, with the protein MKTEFIRQISQGISLEKCHELYVIRVDHKLGSAVVALQGAQLLSWQPAAAKQDVLWLSEIEPFQKGNAIRGGVPICYPWFGSVKSPSHGTARIREWSLSHYETDEEYAYLEFSLYNEQNIIEAKIEMAFSQECHLIFTHYAEQEAQAALHSYFNVADIEQTEVKGLPHECFDSLTKQFVQVPSPRKINENVDCIYSAEQAINRIEDIANQRTIQIEHIDASDVVLWNPWHKATSAMSETGYKTMLCVETARINRTLQQGDSFEVIFKLV; encoded by the coding sequence ATGAAAACCGAATTTATTCGTCAAATCAGCCAAGGTATCAGCCTCGAGAAATGTCATGAATTATATGTGATTCGTGTTGATCACAAATTAGGATCAGCAGTGGTTGCCTTACAAGGCGCACAATTATTAAGTTGGCAACCGGCGGCAGCAAAGCAAGACGTATTATGGCTTTCGGAGATTGAGCCGTTCCAAAAAGGCAATGCGATTCGCGGCGGCGTGCCGATTTGCTATCCGTGGTTCGGTTCGGTAAAAAGTCCGTCACACGGCACGGCTCGCATTCGTGAGTGGTCACTCAGCCATTATGAAACGGATGAGGAATATGCTTATTTAGAATTTTCGCTCTATAACGAACAAAATATTATCGAAGCGAAAATTGAAATGGCGTTTAGCCAAGAATGTCATTTGATTTTCACTCACTATGCCGAGCAAGAAGCGCAGGCGGCATTGCATAGCTATTTCAATGTGGCGGATATTGAGCAAACCGAAGTGAAAGGCTTACCGCACGAATGCTTTGATTCATTAACCAAACAATTTGTACAAGTGCCTTCGCCGCGTAAAATTAACGAAAATGTCGATTGTATTTATAGTGCGGAGCAGGCTATTAATCGCATTGAAGATATAGCGAATCAACGCACGATTCAAATTGAGCACATTGATGCGAGCGACGTCGTGTTATGGAATCCGTGGCACAAAGCGACAAGTGCGATGAGTGAAACCGGCTATAAAACGATGTTATGTGTAGAAACCGCCCGTATCAATCGAACATTGCAGCAGGGCGATAGTTTTGAAGTGATCTTTAAATTAGTTTAG